One Mus musculus strain C57BL/6J chromosome X, GRCm38.p6 C57BL/6J DNA window includes the following coding sequences:
- the Sox3 gene encoding transcription factor SOX-3, with amino-acid sequence MRPARENASGERSPRVPADFARSPSASLPFPPELPARRPLSTTPTESPGLFTVAAPAPGAPSPPATLAHLLPAPAMYSLLETELKNPVGPPTPAAGTGVPAAPGAAGKSGANPAGGANAGNGGSGGANGGGGGGGGGGSDQDRVKRPMNAFMVWSRGQRRKMALENPKMHNSEISKRLGADWKLLTDAEKRPFIDEAKRLRAVHMKEYPDYKYRPRRKTKTLLKKDKYSLPGGLLPPGAAAAAAAAAAAAAASSPVGVGQRLDTYTHVNGWANGAYSLVQEQLGYAQPPSMSSPPPPPALPQMHRYDMAGLQYSPMMPPGAQSYMNAAAAAAAASGYGGMAPSAAAAAAAAYGQQPATAAAAAAAAAAMSLGPMGSVVKSEPSSPPPAIASHSQRACLGDLRDMISMYLPPGGDAADAASPLPGGRLHGVHQHYQGAGTAVNGTVPLTHI; translated from the coding sequence ATGCGACCAGCTCGAGAGAACGCATCAGGTGAGAGAAGCCCGCGAGTTCCCGCCGACTTTGCGCGGAGCCCTTCGGCTAGCCTGCCCTTCCCGCCTGAGCTGCCGGCCCGCCGGCCCCTGAGCACCACTCCGACGGAGTCCCCCGGCCTTTTCACGGTGGCCGCTCCAGCCCCCGGAGCGCCGTCTCCTCCCGCCACGCTGGCGCACCTCCTTCCCGCCCCGGCGATGTACAGcctgctggagactgaactcaagaACCCCGTGGGGCCGCCCACCCCAGCCGCGGGCACCGGCGTCCCCGCAGCTCCCGGCGCTGCAGGCAAGAGTGGCGCGAACCCAGCCGGCGGAGCGAACGCAGGCAACGGGGGCAGCGGGGGCGCGAAcggcggcggtggtggtggtggcggcggggGCAGCGACCAGGACCGCGTCAAGCGACCCATGAACGCGTTCATGGTGTGGTCCCGCGGGCAGCGGCGCAAGATGGCCCTGGAGAACCCCAAGATGCACAACTCCGAGATCAGCAAGCGCTTGGGCGCCGACTGGAAACTGCTGACCGATGCGGAGAAGCGGCCGTTCATCGACGAGGCCAAGCGACTGCGTGCGGTGCACATGAAGGAGTACCCGGACTACAAGTACCGGCCCCGCCGCAAGACCAAGACGCTGCTCAAGAAGGACAAGTACTCGCTGCCCGGCGGCCTCCTGCCCCCGGGCGCCGCCgcagccgccgccgctgccgccgcagccgccgccgccAGCAGCCCGGTGGGCGTGGGCCAGCGCCTGGACACGTACACGCACGTGAACGGCTGGGCCAACGGCGCCTACTCGCTCGTGCAGGAGCAGCTGGGCTACGCGCAGCCCCCGAGCATGAGCAGCCCGCCGCCGCCACCCGCGCTGCCTCAGATGCACCGCTACGACATGGCCGGCCTGCAGTACAGCCCCATGATGCCACCCGGCGCCCAGAGCTACATGaacgccgccgccgccgctgccgccgcctcGGGCTACGGGGGCATGGCGCCCTCCGccgcggccgccgccgccgccgcctacGGGCAGCAGCCCGCCACCGCTGCCGccgcggccgccgccgccgccgccatgaGCCTGGGCCCCATGGGCTCCGTGGTGAAGTCGGAGCCCAGCTCTCCGCCGCCCGCCATCGCTTCGCACTCGCAGCGCGCGTGCCTCGGCGACCTGCGCGACATGATCAGCATGTACCTGCCACCTGGCGGGGACGCGGCCGACGCCGCTTCTCCGCTCCCAGGCGGCCGGCTGCACGGCGTGCACCAGCACTACCAGGGCGCCGGGACTGCGGTCAATGGAACGGTGCCGCTGACCCACATCTGA